One Chloroflexota bacterium DNA window includes the following coding sequences:
- a CDS encoding ABC transporter ATP-binding protein produces the protein MDDPIILEAEHLRKDFGGLVAVEDVSLKVRAGSLHSIIGPNGAGKTTLFNLLSGVFKPSAGRVIYRGRDITAQPPHRIAHLGIGRSYQITNVFPNLSVFENVRLAAQAMGRDNLNLFAPAASFKKYAERAWRIVEQVGLKGKGDLLASVLPHGDKRKLELGILLASDPQVLLLDEPTAGMASEQVPQLMALIAEVRQQGNKTILLVEHNMDVVMNVSDAITVMHYGKVLAEGTPTEIGANEQVQKAYLGELYH, from the coding sequence ATGGACGATCCAATCATTCTCGAAGCAGAACATCTCCGCAAAGATTTCGGCGGGTTGGTCGCCGTCGAAGATGTGTCGCTCAAGGTGCGCGCCGGTTCGCTCCATTCGATCATCGGACCGAATGGCGCGGGGAAGACGACGCTGTTCAATTTGTTGAGCGGTGTGTTCAAGCCCAGCGCCGGGCGCGTGATTTATCGCGGACGCGACATCACGGCGCAACCGCCGCATCGCATCGCGCATCTTGGCATCGGTCGCTCGTATCAAATCACGAATGTCTTTCCCAATCTCTCGGTGTTTGAAAATGTTCGCCTTGCCGCGCAAGCGATGGGACGCGATAACCTGAATCTGTTTGCGCCCGCGGCGAGTTTCAAAAAGTACGCCGAGCGCGCGTGGCGAATCGTCGAACAAGTTGGCTTGAAAGGCAAAGGCGATTTGCTCGCGAGTGTTTTGCCGCACGGTGATAAACGCAAACTCGAACTGGGCATCCTGCTTGCCTCGGATCCCCAGGTGCTCTTGCTCGATGAGCCGACCGCGGGCATGGCATCCGAACAGGTGCCGCAACTCATGGCGCTCATTGCCGAGGTTCGCCAACAAGGCAACAAGACGATTCTTCTCGTCGAGCACAACATGGATGTCGTGATGAATGTCTCCGACGCGATCACGGTGATGCACTATGGCAAGGTGCTGGCGGAAGGAACGCCGACGGAAATTGGCGCGAATGAGCAAGTGCAGAAGGCGTATTTGGGGGAGTTGTATCACTAA